The Rhodothermales bacterium genome includes the window GTCGGCTTACGATGCGGAGTTTGTAGTCACGGCCCAGCGCCTTGGGCTGCAGTTGATCACCACTGACCGCGGGATTCTGTCAACCTGCCGCGAAACGGCCATCTCTCCGGAAGACTTCTGCCGGCGGAGCTAGCTACCAGCCTCCAGTCGGCCTGCAGCCACGTCTGCCCAGCGCTGCACCGCCCCGTCAGGCCGGCGCACCACGACCGAATCGGCCGTTTGCGCATCATCCAGACCGAACACGGGATCCAGCTGATTCTGCGCCAGATAGCTGCCCCCACTGCGCACAAAGCGTAGCTGGCGACGGCCCTCCGTCCAGACTTCCACGACCGAGCCGACGCCGACGCCGGAGACCGTCAGACTGGCCCCGGATCGGGAATCGTTGCGCAAGAGGTGCACCGCGCCATCGTTCTCGGTTACGAGAAGGTCGGGATCACCGTCGTTGTCGTAGTCGCCCCAGGCCACCGCTCGGGCCAGCCATCCACCCTCCACCTCGAATCCGAGATCCTCGAACGTGCCGTCGCCGCGATTCCGGAAGATCTGCGGGCTCTGCCGGAAGCGCACGTTTTCCTTCACCGTCTCGATGTGCGGCTGCACGTGGCCGTTACCCGCGAACAGATCCAGGTCTCCGTCCAGGTCCAGGTCTGCCAGCGCCAGACCGAACGTCAGCGTCAGGAGCGACGGCTGACCGATGCGCGATGCCGCGGCGCGATCCAGGAACACGTCATTCCCCATGTGGCGGTAGACGCCGATCATCTCGGAGGAGAAGTTGCCGACGAATACCGTTTCCTCTCCGGTGTCGTCTACCACACCCGCTTCGACCCCCATGCCCGCGCGGGCCCGTCCGCGCTCGTCAAACGCGATGCCAGAGATAACCCCGATCTCCCTGAACGTGCCGTCTCCCTGATTGAGGTAGAGTTCGTCGGGCTCGGTGTCGTTGGCCAGCATGAGGTCCTGATGTCCGTCCCGGTTGTAGTCAAGAACGAGGGCACCGAGCGTCTTGCCGGTGGCCCCCGCAAATCCGGCGGCCTCGGTGCGATCCTCAAACGTGCCATCGCCCGCATTCCGATAGAAGCGGCCTGAGACGCCCGGGTACAGTTCCGGCGTGCAGTAGCCCTTGTTCTGCCCGTCCTGGCTGCAGTAGATGTCGGTTTCCGGTGTCCAGGCGACGTAACGAGCCACATAGAGGTCCAGGTGGCCGTCCCCGTCGGCATCGAGGAACGCGGCAGCCGAACTCCAGGCCTCTTCCCCTGGCATTCCGGATGATGCCGTGACGTCGACCAGCACGCCTTCGTCATTGCGCAGCAGGGCGTCCCGGCCGAGAGAGGTGTAAATCAGGTCCGCGTCCCCGTCACCGTCGATGTCGCCGGCGGCGATTCCCATGCCGTATCCGGCCAGCCCGGACGGCTCCCAGTCCTGCTGGCGAGCAAACGTGCCGTCGCCCGCATTGCGAAACACCCGAAGCGGCGCCTCGGAGACGCCGACCCACGGCGCGCCGGCAACCAGCACGACATCCAGGTGGCCGTCCTGGTCCAGGTCCACAAAACCGCCGCCGGCCCCCATCGTCTCGGGAAACCACATGTCTCCCTCCGCCCCATTGACATGGCGGAAGGCCCCAAGACCGGCCTCCACGGAGACGTTTGTCAAACGGATCTCATAGGCATCCGGCACACTCACGGGATCGGGGGATGAGCAAGCGGCCAGGAAAAGCGCGAAAACGAGGGGAATCAGACGCATTTTGCGTGGAGTTTGGCGCACAAACGGCGACGACGCGCGGTGGTGCCCGACCCCCACCCTACCTTCTCCAACCCTTTACAGAGCCCCTCTCCCGTGATCCTCATTCTCGAGCCTGACGTCGACACACAGTCCGGCGAATATCGGCGACTGATCGACTTCCTGGACGGCATGAAGCCGGATATCCGGCATCGCATGCATCATGAGCAGGGGTCTGAGCAGCGGCTGACCGAGGTGTATCTGATCGGAAACACGGCCGCGTTGAGCACGGACAGCATGAGTACGCTGCCGTGCGTGGAGCGGGTGGTGCGGGTATCGGAATCGTACCGGGTTCTCGGCCGGCACAAGCACGACGAACGACCGACACACTTCGACTATCAGGGCCTGCGGTTCGGGCAGGACACCCTGCATGTGTTCGCCGGGCTTTGCGCGGTGGATACGCGGGAGCATGTGGAGTTCATGATGCGCGCGCTGCGGGACAACGGCCAGAAGTGCACGCGCATGGGTGCGTACAAACCGCGCACGAACCCGTATTCGTTCCAGGGGCACGGGGCGGACTGTCTGCCGTGGGTGTTCGAACTGGCTGGCAAGTACGACATCCGCGTGATTGCGATGGAGGTGACGCACGAGGCGCACGTGGACGAGATCGATGCGGCGCTCGAGGCCGCCGGGCGTCCTACGGGTGTCATCCTTCAGATCGGCACCCGGAACACGCAAAACTTTGAACTGCTGAAGCGGGTCGGACACCAGACCCGGTATCCGGTGCTGTTCAAGCGCGGGTTCGGCATCACGCTGGACGAGAGCCTCAATGCGGCCGAGTACCTGGCCTCAGCCGGCAATCGACATGTGATCTTCTGCCTGCGGGGCATGAAAACGAACCTCGGCGA containing:
- a CDS encoding CRTAC1 family protein; translation: MRLIPLVFALFLAACSSPDPVSVPDAYEIRLTNVSVEAGLGAFRHVNGAEGDMWFPETMGAGGGFVDLDQDGHLDVVLVAGAPWVGVSEAPLRVFRNAGDGTFARQQDWEPSGLAGYGMGIAAGDIDGDGDADLIYTSLGRDALLRNDEGVLVDVTASSGMPGEEAWSSAAAFLDADGDGHLDLYVARYVAWTPETDIYCSQDGQNKGYCTPELYPGVSGRFYRNAGDGTFEDRTEAAGFAGATGKTLGALVLDYNRDGHQDLMLANDTEPDELYLNQGDGTFREIGVISGIAFDERGRARAGMGVEAGVVDDTGEETVFVGNFSSEMIGVYRHMGNDVFLDRAAASRIGQPSLLTLTFGLALADLDLDGDLDLFAGNGHVQPHIETVKENVRFRQSPQIFRNRGDGTFEDLGFEVEGGWLARAVAWGDYDNDGDPDLLVTENDGAVHLLRNDSRSGASLTVSGVGVGSVVEVWTEGRRQLRFVRSGGSYLAQNQLDPVFGLDDAQTADSVVVRRPDGAVQRWADVAAGRLEAGS